The Streptomyces sp. NBC_01353 genome contains a region encoding:
- a CDS encoding substrate-binding domain-containing protein: MPETSRRGLLFGTAAVSAGALLTACTSNEPRNAGNTAPAASNVPAADDKPGTPVTIGFAGPQADHGWLNAINQNAKERAKKYSEVTLEITEGSNDTAIQIGQIQTLINKKVDVLVILPADGKALTQVGLQAMKAGIPVINLDRIFASPQAYRCWIGGDNYGMGLNAGRYIGEQLKDKPNATVIELAGMDSLELTKQRTQGFDDALKNYPNIRKVARQAADFTVESGQAKMAQLLQAQPKFDALWNHDDDQGVGALRAIAQAGRKDFLMVGGAGAKSAMDAIKADNSVLKATVLYPPTMAASAIDLARALGQKKGVGGMAELEIPASITLYSAVVTKENVDEYLPTGFS, encoded by the coding sequence ATGCCAGAAACCAGCCGCAGAGGACTGCTGTTCGGCACCGCGGCCGTCTCCGCCGGAGCGCTGCTCACCGCCTGCACCAGCAACGAGCCCAGGAACGCAGGGAACACAGCCCCGGCCGCGAGCAACGTCCCGGCCGCCGACGACAAGCCCGGCACCCCCGTCACCATCGGCTTCGCCGGCCCCCAGGCCGACCACGGCTGGCTCAACGCCATCAACCAGAACGCCAAGGAGCGCGCGAAGAAGTACTCCGAGGTCACCCTGGAGATCACCGAGGGCTCCAACGACACCGCGATCCAGATCGGCCAGATCCAGACCCTCATCAACAAGAAGGTCGACGTCCTGGTCATCCTGCCCGCCGACGGCAAGGCGCTCACCCAGGTCGGCCTCCAGGCGATGAAGGCCGGCATCCCCGTCATCAACCTGGACCGCATCTTCGCCTCCCCGCAGGCCTACCGCTGCTGGATCGGCGGCGACAACTACGGCATGGGCCTCAACGCCGGCCGCTACATCGGCGAGCAGCTCAAGGACAAGCCGAACGCCACGGTCATCGAGCTCGCCGGCATGGACAGCCTGGAGCTGACCAAGCAGCGCACCCAGGGCTTCGACGACGCCCTCAAGAACTACCCCAACATCCGCAAGGTGGCCCGCCAGGCCGCCGACTTCACCGTCGAGTCCGGCCAGGCCAAGATGGCCCAACTCCTCCAGGCCCAGCCGAAGTTCGACGCCCTGTGGAACCACGACGACGACCAGGGTGTGGGAGCGCTGCGCGCCATCGCCCAGGCCGGCCGCAAGGACTTCCTGATGGTCGGCGGCGCCGGTGCCAAGTCCGCCATGGACGCCATCAAGGCCGACAACAGCGTCCTCAAGGCCACCGTCCTCTACCCGCCGACCATGGCCGCCTCCGCCATCGACCTGGCCCGCGCCCTCGGTCAGAAGAAGGGCGTCGGCGGCATGGCCGAGCTGGAGATCCCGGCCTCCATCACCCTCTACTCGGCCGTCGTGACCAAGGAGAACGTCGACGAGTACCTGCCCACCGGCTTCAGCTGA
- a CDS encoding ABC transporter permease — protein MTLSTAKSTKAPAQGGGWRSLGLKADVRNLSLLGVLAVLIAVGGFTKPDEFLATSNLQLVLTQASVIGVVTVGMTFVITSGGIDLSVGAIVALASVWATTLATQEYGFAGILFTAVVVGLGCGLVNGLLIAYGGMVPFIATLAMLASARGLALQITDGRTQIVTVESVLDLGIPDAYILGVPPLVLVFAAVTVVGWLILNRTTFGRRTVAVGGNAEAARLAGIDVRRQRLYLYLLSGLCCGIAAFLLIILSGSGQNTNGNLYELDAIAAAIIGGTLLSGGRGTIVGSVLGVLVFTTITNIFALNNLQSDVQQIAKGAIIVAAVLVQRRTARHGEA, from the coding sequence ATGACGCTGTCCACCGCCAAGAGCACCAAGGCGCCTGCGCAAGGGGGTGGTTGGCGCTCGCTCGGGCTGAAGGCCGATGTCCGCAACCTCTCCCTGCTCGGGGTGCTCGCCGTCCTGATCGCGGTCGGCGGCTTCACCAAGCCCGACGAGTTTCTCGCCACCTCCAACCTCCAACTCGTCCTCACCCAGGCCTCCGTCATCGGCGTCGTCACCGTCGGCATGACCTTCGTCATCACCAGCGGCGGCATCGACCTCTCCGTCGGTGCGATCGTCGCCCTCGCCTCCGTCTGGGCGACGACGCTCGCCACCCAGGAGTACGGCTTCGCCGGGATCCTCTTCACGGCCGTCGTCGTCGGTCTCGGCTGCGGACTGGTGAACGGGCTGCTCATCGCGTACGGCGGAATGGTGCCGTTCATCGCGACCCTCGCCATGCTCGCCTCGGCCCGCGGACTCGCCCTCCAGATCACCGACGGCAGGACCCAGATCGTCACCGTCGAATCCGTGCTCGACCTCGGCATCCCCGACGCCTACATCCTGGGTGTCCCGCCGCTGGTCCTCGTCTTCGCGGCCGTCACCGTCGTGGGCTGGCTGATCCTCAACCGGACCACCTTCGGCCGTCGCACGGTCGCCGTCGGCGGCAACGCGGAAGCCGCCCGCCTCGCCGGCATCGACGTACGCCGACAGCGCCTCTACCTCTATCTGCTCTCCGGGCTGTGCTGCGGCATCGCGGCCTTCCTGCTGATCATCCTGTCCGGCTCCGGCCAGAACACCAACGGCAACCTGTACGAACTCGACGCCATCGCCGCCGCGATCATCGGCGGAACCCTGCTCTCCGGCGGCCGCGGCACCATCGTCGGCTCCGTCCTCGGCGTCCTGGTCTTCACCACGATCACCAACATCTTCGCGCTCAACAATCTGCAGAGCGATGTCCAGCAGATCGCCAAGGGCGCGATCATCGTCGCCGCCGTCCTGGTCCAGCGCCGCACCGCCCGCCACGGCGAGGCCTGA